The Malus domestica chromosome 10, GDT2T_hap1 genome contains a region encoding:
- the LOC103408171 gene encoding disease resistance protein Roq1-like, with product MEARNSILPVFYETDPSDVGNQKGSFAKAFDEHEEKFISTEDKMKVTQWREALKKVSKISGWHSKESKSESEIIQQLVKSVWKKVQATFPLLDPSQELVGVNFGLEQLSSLLAHDVNDVRFIGITGMGGIGKTTLAKLVYDRIFHHFEVPCFLGNIREVSNVDLQKRLLHPMLKEKIEEIWDEERGIIFIKKCLRNKKVLLVLDDVDHINQLQVLAGKEDWFGMESRIIITTRNERLLVQHDVTLCHNVKVLDEGAALELFSLHAFKKNLPEDGFWELSTYFMNYAGGLPLALETLGSALFKRRLDTWNSVWDNLSKIPNPTIFYKLKISYDGLEEWEKRIFLDVACFHKGKYTKRVIEMLDDSFGLSSSIMIDVLIERSLIYQDHEKCIWMHDLIQEMAWTVIAHESKEPGQRSRLWLYNDIYHVFTTNTGTRAIEAVSLRLLKVEEVRQWNCKAFSKMDGLRFLEFDNLIFSSGPKFLPCSLRIINWSWYPSNFLPTSFRPHLLAQLKMCNSNLVRVWEGKVDLPNLKYIDLSYSNKLKSTPDFNGIPNLEELILWNCKNLVEIHPSIAVLKRLKHLLLNGCESINSLPSEVEMDSLETFDLDGCSNVKKIPEFGEQMKNVLRIHLDGTTIEKQMNIWLASRNCM from the exons ATGGAAGCCAGGAACTCTATTCTACCGGTCTTTTATGAGACAGATCCATCTGACGTTGGAAATCAGAAGGGGTCTTTTGCCAAAGCCTTCGATGAGCATGAAGAAAAGTTCATTAGTACCGAAGACAAGATGAAGGTGACCCAGTGGAGAGAGGCTCTGAAAAAAGTATCCAAAATTTCTGGGTGGCATTCTAAGGAATCTAA GAGTGAAAGTGAGATTATACAACAACTCGTCAAAAGTGTGTGGAAGAAAGTGCAAGCTACATTCCCGTTGTTAGATCCCTCACAGGAATTAGTTGGGGTTAATTTTGGGCTTGAGCAACTAAGTTCGTTGTTAGCTCATGATGTCAATGATGTTCGCTTTATAGGGATAACGGGGATGGGTGGCATAGGTAAGACCACCCTTGCTAAGCTTGTGTATGATAGAATCTTTCATCATTTTGAAGTTCCCTGCTTTCTTGGCAACATTAGAGAGGTTTCTAACGTTGATCTTCAAAAAAGACTTTTGCACCCTATGTTGAAGGAAAAGATTGAAGAAATTTGGGATGAAGAGCGCggaatcattttcattaaaaagtgCTTACGCAACAAAAAGGTTCTTCTTGTACTCGATGATGTGGATCACATAAACCAGCTACAAGTACTAGCTGGAAAGGAAGATTGGTTTGGCATGGAAAGTCGAATTATCATTACAACTAGAAATGAACGTCTGCTAGTCCAGCATGACGTAACATTATGTCATAATGTCAAAGTGTTGGATGAAGGCGCAGCTCTTGAACTGTTTAGCCTACATGCCTTTAAGAAAAATCTGCCTGAGGATGGGTTTTGGGAACTATCAACATATTTCATGAATTATGCTGGAGGCCTTCCATTAGCTCTTGAAACTTTGGGGTCGGCATTGTTTAAGAGAAGGCTAGACACTTGGAATAGTGTGTGGGATAATCTGTCAAAAATTCCTAATCCAACAATTTTTTATAAACTTAAAATAAGTTATGATGGACTAGAAGAGTGGGAGAAGAGAATTTTTCTCGATGTTGCATGTTTTCACAAAGGGAAGTACACAAAGCGAGTAATTGAAATGCTAGATGATTCTTTTGGATTATCTAGTAGTATTATGATAGATGTACTAATTGAGAGATCTCTCATCTATCAAGATCATGAAAAATGCATATGGATGCATGATTTGATTCAAGAAATGGCATGGACAGTTATTGCTCACGAGTCTAAAGAGCCTGGTCAACGCAGTAGGTTGTGGCTTTACAATGATATTTATCATGTATTCACGACGAATACG GGAACAAGAGCAATTGAAGCCGTATCCTTACGCCTGCTCAAAGTAGAAGAGGTGCGCCAGTGGAATTGCAAAGCCTTCTCTAAGATGGATGGACTGAGGTTTTTGGAATTCGATAATTTGATCTTTTCTTCAGGTCCCAAATTTCTTCCATGTTCCTTGAGAATTATAAATTGGAGTTGGTATCCTTCTAATTTTCTTCCAACTAGCTTTCGCCCGCACTTGCTTGCTCAACTAAAGATGTGTAATAGCAATCTTGTTCGTGTTTGGGAGGGAAAAGTG GACTTGCCCAACTTGAAATATATCGATCTTAGCTACTCCAATAAATTGAAGAGTACCCCAGATTTCAATGGTATTCCAAATCTTGAGGAGTTGATTCTTTGGAATTGTAAGAATTTAGTTGAGATTCACCCGTCTATTGCAGTTCTCAAAAGGCTTAAACATTTGCTTCTTAATGGCTGTGAAAGCATTAATAGCCTCCCAAGTGAGGTTGAAATGGATTCTCTTGAGACTTTCGATCTTGATGGCTGCTCAAATGTGAAAAAGATTCCAGAATTTGGGGAGCAGATGAAGAATGTATTGCGGATTCACTTAGATGGGACTACGATCGAGAAACAAATGAACATCTGGTTGGCCTCAAGGAATTGCATGTAA